One stretch of Microlunatus antarcticus DNA includes these proteins:
- a CDS encoding ABC transporter substrate-binding protein, producing MQRRITRILAATAVLGLSLTAACGGGGSGSSGAQDAAKSARGPITVWYSNNEQEVAWGKSMVSAWNAAHPDQVVTGQEIPAGKSSEEVIGAAITAGTAPCLVFNTAPSAVGQFQRQGGLVDLSTFPDGAAYVTERSGDLAKQYQSAEGGYYQMPWKSNPVMIFYNKDLFKKAGLDADNPQLATYDQFLEAARKIKSSGAAKYAINPAPTSEFYQTQFDFMPLYSAESGGKSIVTDGKATFNDPAGLAVANFWKTIYGEGLAGKETIQGDAFASKTAAMAIVGPWAIAVYKGKVNWGAVPVPTSTGMPIGDIHTFSDAKNVGLFTACQNQGTAWDVLKFATSAEQDSALLTQTGQMPLRKDLSTTYADYFTKNPSYKEFGDLAARTVEVPSGPKTVEILQTLRDAYTRSVISGQGDVTTSLNEAAAKVDSLAGSR from the coding sequence GTGCAACGACGCATCACCCGCATCCTCGCCGCCACCGCCGTCCTCGGCCTCTCGCTCACCGCCGCCTGCGGTGGCGGAGGCAGCGGCAGCTCGGGCGCGCAGGACGCCGCGAAGAGCGCCCGCGGACCGATCACGGTCTGGTACTCGAACAACGAGCAGGAGGTCGCCTGGGGCAAGTCGATGGTGAGCGCCTGGAACGCGGCCCACCCCGACCAGGTCGTCACCGGGCAGGAGATCCCCGCGGGCAAGAGCAGCGAGGAGGTCATCGGGGCCGCGATCACCGCCGGCACGGCACCCTGCCTCGTCTTCAACACCGCGCCCTCGGCGGTCGGGCAGTTCCAGCGCCAGGGCGGGCTCGTCGACCTGTCGACCTTCCCCGACGGGGCCGCGTACGTCACCGAGCGCAGCGGCGACCTGGCGAAGCAGTACCAGTCGGCCGAGGGCGGCTACTACCAGATGCCCTGGAAGTCGAACCCCGTGATGATCTTCTACAACAAGGACCTGTTCAAGAAGGCCGGGCTCGACGCGGACAACCCGCAGCTGGCGACGTACGACCAGTTCCTCGAGGCCGCGCGCAAGATCAAGTCCTCCGGGGCGGCGAAGTACGCGATCAACCCGGCGCCGACGAGCGAGTTCTACCAGACCCAGTTCGACTTCATGCCGCTCTACTCCGCGGAGTCCGGCGGCAAGTCGATCGTCACCGACGGCAAGGCCACGTTCAACGACCCGGCCGGCCTGGCGGTGGCGAACTTCTGGAAGACGATCTACGGCGAGGGACTCGCCGGCAAGGAGACGATCCAGGGCGACGCGTTCGCGTCGAAGACCGCCGCCATGGCCATCGTCGGCCCGTGGGCGATCGCGGTCTACAAGGGCAAGGTCAACTGGGGCGCGGTGCCGGTGCCGACGTCGACGGGCATGCCGATCGGCGACATCCACACCTTCAGCGACGCCAAGAACGTCGGGCTCTTCACCGCGTGCCAGAACCAGGGCACGGCGTGGGACGTCCTCAAGTTCGCGACGAGCGCCGAGCAGGACTCCGCGCTGCTGACGCAGACCGGCCAGATGCCGCTGCGCAAGGACCTCTCGACCACGTACGCCGACTACTTCACCAAGAACCCTTCGTACAAGGAGTTCGGCGACCTCGCCGCGCGCACGGTCGAGGTGCCCAGCGGACCGAAGACGGTCGAGATCCTGCAGACGCTGCGCGACGCCTACACCCGGTCGGTCATCAGCGGCCAGGGCGACGTGACCACGTCGCTCAACGAGGCGGCCGCGAAGGTCGACTCGCTGGCCGGGAGCCGCTGA
- a CDS encoding LacI family DNA-binding transcriptional regulator, whose protein sequence is MSPRAPREAPGAPTIVDVARAAGVSKGLVSLAVNNRPGVAEATRLRVLEVADQLGWRPNLQARTLSTQTTYALGLVLRRDLRIVAADPFYPAFMAGIETVLTEQGRVLVLSVVGDEAAEERAYRTLAADRRVDGVFLNDLRHDDRRVPLLVELRIPAVLLGRPDGDAPFPCVVLDDAAGVTAAVHHLVDLGHREIAHVGGDPALLHARHRRRAFEEAVAERGLVPTAVVDTDFSMTQGAAATAALLAGRTRPTAIVYANDPMAISGLGVLQEAGVDVPGEVSVVGFDGTETARHTHPPLTTIRSDPQEWGAAAARTLLTLTASGSAPDVELAPAELVVARSTGPAPPARST, encoded by the coding sequence ATGAGCCCGCGAGCACCGCGCGAGGCGCCCGGAGCGCCGACGATCGTGGACGTCGCGCGCGCGGCGGGGGTGTCCAAGGGGCTGGTGTCCCTCGCGGTGAACAACCGGCCCGGCGTGGCCGAGGCCACCCGGCTGCGGGTGCTCGAGGTTGCCGACCAGCTGGGCTGGCGGCCGAACCTGCAGGCCCGGACCCTCTCGACGCAGACCACGTACGCGCTCGGGCTGGTCCTCCGGCGCGACCTGCGGATCGTCGCGGCCGACCCCTTCTACCCCGCCTTCATGGCCGGCATCGAGACCGTGCTGACCGAGCAGGGCCGGGTCCTGGTGCTCAGCGTCGTGGGCGACGAGGCGGCCGAGGAACGCGCCTACCGCACCCTGGCCGCCGACCGGCGCGTCGACGGGGTGTTCCTGAACGACCTCCGCCACGACGACCGCCGCGTCCCCCTGCTGGTCGAGCTGCGGATCCCCGCCGTGCTCCTCGGCCGACCCGACGGTGACGCGCCCTTCCCGTGCGTCGTCCTCGACGACGCCGCGGGCGTGACCGCGGCCGTGCACCACCTGGTCGACCTCGGTCACCGCGAGATCGCCCACGTCGGCGGCGACCCCGCGCTGCTGCACGCCCGGCACCGCCGTCGCGCCTTCGAGGAGGCGGTCGCCGAGCGCGGGCTGGTGCCCACCGCCGTCGTCGACACCGACTTCTCGATGACCCAGGGCGCCGCCGCCACCGCCGCGCTGCTGGCGGGCCGCACCCGTCCGACGGCGATCGTCTACGCGAACGACCCGATGGCGATCAGCGGCCTCGGCGTGCTGCAGGAGGCGGGGGTGGACGTGCCCGGCGAGGTGTCGGTCGTCGGCTTCGACGGCACCGAGACCGCCCGCCACACCCACCCGCCGCTGACCACGATCCGCTCCGATCCGCAGGAGTGGGGTGCCGCCGCCGCCCGCACGCTGCTCACCCTCACCGCGTCCGGCAGCGCACCCGACGTCGAGCTGGCGCCCGCCGAGCTCGTCGTCGCCCGTTCCACCGGCCCCGCCCCGCCGGCCCGCAGCACCTGA
- a CDS encoding LamG-like jellyroll fold domain-containing protein produces the protein MGSPRRRRTLGALLAASTAVAMIAPAVPASAAASNTWSDKSAPLATPWTSQVSPTNALPDYPRPQLARPSVAKPEWQSLNGLWEYQPSDGYTKPTFGQKLSGQILVPYPAESALSGVMEHSDFMLYRRTVTVPSSFRTGDQRVRLNFGAVNYAATVWVNGTRLVEHTGAYEAFGVDITDALRKSGKQEIVVGVASPVDSEDIPVGKQRLDPDGIFYTAASGIWQSVWLEPVARTSLDAFTATPNTDLKSFTVSAAVNGPTKNAKISVKAYAGKKRVGSVSGKASSQLKLKIKKPRLWSPEDPFLYTFKVTLKRGKSTDKVESYAGLRTIGLELVNGKQRIVLNGKPTFLLATLDQGYWPDGIYTAPTDEALKFDIQKTKDLGFNTIRKHIKVEPARWYYWADKLGMLVWQDQPALPTGRNDRLSSSDKANLRSETSRMVDQLKGVTSIIGWVPFNEGWGQWSVEAAADLGDQVKKQDPTRLVDSRSGSNCCDTPGDPGNGDVIDYHQYQGPALPAPDAKRASIDGEHGGLTLSVPGHLWPSASINPYGAVKDAAELNDKYVANNDDLRDLGAKNGLSGGVYTQITDVEGEQNGFFTYDRQVLKVDEARIRASNLSVIDAGSEPAPAPPAGAPGLGGVGHWTLDEGQGTTAADTAGANPLTLRNGATWVEGPTADAKTALHLTGEQFADTAKTVVPTRGTNFSVSAWVRLDSADGAFQTVVSEDGDTNSAFFLQYSGADQRWAFSFVGARALATDLGKPKTGQWYHLVGVRDTTASTLTIYVDGKAAGTTSVLATPDVATGVLAVGRGKFGGNPVDYLNGSVDDVKVFDRALSASEVADLEGAGAQ, from the coding sequence ATGGGTTCCCCCCGCCGGCGCCGCACGCTCGGAGCGCTGCTCGCCGCCAGCACGGCGGTCGCGATGATCGCGCCCGCCGTCCCGGCCTCGGCCGCCGCCTCGAACACGTGGAGCGACAAGTCCGCCCCGCTCGCCACGCCCTGGACCTCCCAGGTCTCCCCCACCAACGCGCTGCCGGACTACCCGCGCCCGCAGCTGGCCCGGCCGAGCGTGGCCAAGCCGGAGTGGCAGAGCCTGAACGGGCTGTGGGAGTACCAGCCCTCCGACGGCTACACCAAGCCGACCTTCGGCCAGAAGCTGTCGGGCCAGATCCTCGTGCCCTACCCGGCCGAGTCCGCGCTCTCGGGCGTCATGGAGCACTCGGACTTCATGCTCTACCGCCGTACGGTCACGGTGCCGTCCTCGTTCCGGACGGGCGACCAGCGCGTACGGCTCAACTTCGGCGCCGTGAACTACGCCGCCACCGTGTGGGTCAACGGCACCCGGCTCGTCGAGCACACGGGCGCGTACGAGGCGTTCGGCGTCGACATCACCGACGCGCTGCGCAAGAGCGGCAAGCAGGAGATCGTCGTCGGCGTCGCCTCACCGGTCGACAGCGAGGACATCCCGGTCGGCAAGCAGCGCCTCGACCCGGACGGCATCTTCTACACCGCCGCTTCGGGCATCTGGCAGTCCGTGTGGCTGGAGCCGGTCGCGCGGACGAGCCTCGACGCGTTCACCGCGACCCCGAACACCGACCTCAAGTCCTTCACCGTCTCGGCAGCCGTGAACGGCCCGACGAAGAACGCCAAGATCAGCGTCAAGGCGTACGCGGGCAAGAAGAGGGTCGGCAGCGTCAGCGGCAAGGCCAGCAGCCAGCTCAAGCTGAAGATCAAGAAGCCGCGCCTGTGGTCGCCGGAGGACCCCTTCCTCTACACGTTCAAGGTCACGCTCAAGCGCGGCAAGAGCACCGACAAGGTGGAGAGCTACGCGGGCCTGCGCACCATCGGGCTCGAGCTCGTCAACGGCAAGCAGCGGATCGTGCTGAACGGGAAGCCGACGTTCCTGCTCGCCACGCTCGACCAGGGCTACTGGCCGGACGGCATCTACACCGCGCCGACCGACGAGGCGCTCAAGTTCGACATCCAGAAGACGAAGGACCTCGGCTTCAACACCATCCGCAAGCACATCAAGGTCGAGCCGGCCCGCTGGTACTACTGGGCCGACAAGCTCGGGATGCTGGTCTGGCAGGACCAGCCGGCTCTGCCGACCGGACGCAACGACCGCCTCAGCAGCTCCGACAAGGCCAACCTCCGCAGCGAGACCTCGCGGATGGTCGACCAGCTCAAGGGCGTGACGTCGATCATCGGCTGGGTGCCCTTCAACGAGGGCTGGGGCCAGTGGAGCGTCGAGGCGGCGGCCGACCTGGGCGACCAGGTCAAGAAGCAGGACCCGACCCGGCTCGTCGACTCGCGCAGCGGGTCGAACTGCTGCGACACCCCGGGTGACCCGGGCAACGGCGACGTCATCGACTACCACCAGTACCAGGGGCCGGCGCTGCCGGCGCCCGACGCGAAGCGGGCCTCGATCGACGGCGAGCACGGCGGACTCACCCTCTCCGTGCCCGGCCACCTGTGGCCGTCGGCCTCGATCAACCCGTACGGGGCGGTCAAGGACGCGGCGGAGCTGAACGACAAGTACGTCGCGAACAACGACGACCTGCGTGACCTCGGCGCGAAGAACGGGCTCTCGGGTGGCGTCTACACGCAGATCACGGACGTGGAGGGCGAGCAGAACGGCTTCTTCACGTACGACCGCCAGGTTCTGAAGGTCGACGAGGCGCGGATCCGGGCGAGCAACCTGTCGGTGATCGACGCCGGCAGCGAGCCCGCTCCCGCACCGCCGGCCGGTGCGCCAGGCCTCGGCGGGGTCGGGCACTGGACGCTCGACGAGGGCCAGGGCACGACCGCGGCCGACACCGCGGGCGCCAACCCGCTGACCCTGCGCAACGGTGCGACCTGGGTCGAGGGACCGACGGCCGACGCGAAGACCGCGCTGCACCTGACGGGCGAGCAGTTCGCCGACACCGCGAAGACCGTGGTCCCGACCCGGGGCACGAACTTCTCGGTCTCGGCCTGGGTCCGGCTCGACAGTGCGGACGGCGCGTTCCAGACGGTGGTGAGCGAGGACGGCGACACCAACAGCGCCTTCTTCCTGCAGTACTCGGGCGCCGACCAGCGGTGGGCCTTCAGCTTCGTCGGGGCACGGGCGCTGGCCACCGACCTCGGCAAGCCGAAGACCGGCCAGTGGTACCACCTCGTCGGCGTGCGCGACACGACGGCGTCGACGCTGACGATCTACGTCGACGGCAAGGCCGCGGGCACGACCAGCGTGCTGGCGACGCCCGACGTGGCCACCGGCGTGCTGGCCGTGGGCCGCGGGAAGTTCGGCGGCAACCCCGTCGACTACCTCAACGGGTCGGTCGACGACGTCAAGGTCTTCGACCGGGCGCTGTCGGCCTCCGAGGTCGCCGACCTCGAGGGGGCCGGCGCGCAGTAG